The Agromyces mariniharenae genome includes a window with the following:
- a CDS encoding S8 family serine peptidase: MNTDSATGRVPEGPTGRQIITFAPVDDATATRELRDVAGFDIGTPRGLDDPAAVATNDVYLDKLGIAIVDSAPEQLGALSRALGDSASPIIAVEPEVYVYPFDTIDAMDAPPTPMADDADTDSDDDEVDAAETYVDTDTYAWGLKAVRAVPPILATAPWAGAGIRIAVLDTGIDLGHPDFAGRVLASQSFIPGAAVQDGHSHGTHCAGTAAGPKSPPGTQRRYGVAHGSRLLIGKVLSDQGSGTSGQILAGIQWAVEQGAHVISMSLGSRVAVGQTYYTYYEQAATAALNAGALIVAAAGNDGWSPVGAPANSPSVLAVAALDQALQRAPFSCVALNGNGGEIDIAAPGVATYSSIPVAKGSYGFKSGTSMATPHVAGVAATLARKTGLRSRALWQELVRTAVPLPQSAQEVGAGLAVVPTRRRPVWDYQPMPWRPGPIIDPGPLEPRPLPSARR; the protein is encoded by the coding sequence ATGAACACTGACAGCGCCACCGGACGGGTTCCCGAGGGCCCGACCGGCCGGCAGATCATCACGTTCGCCCCGGTGGACGACGCGACCGCGACCCGTGAGCTGCGCGACGTCGCGGGCTTCGACATCGGGACGCCGCGGGGGCTCGACGACCCCGCCGCGGTGGCGACGAACGACGTCTACCTCGACAAGCTCGGCATCGCCATCGTCGACTCCGCGCCCGAGCAGCTCGGCGCGCTCTCGCGCGCGTTGGGCGACTCGGCCAGCCCGATCATCGCCGTCGAGCCCGAGGTCTACGTGTACCCGTTCGACACGATCGACGCCATGGACGCGCCACCCACCCCGATGGCGGACGACGCGGACACCGATTCCGACGACGACGAGGTCGACGCTGCGGAGACCTACGTGGACACCGACACGTACGCGTGGGGCCTCAAGGCGGTGCGCGCCGTGCCGCCGATCCTCGCCACGGCGCCCTGGGCGGGCGCCGGCATCCGGATCGCGGTGCTCGACACGGGCATCGACCTGGGCCACCCCGACTTCGCAGGGCGCGTGCTCGCGAGCCAGTCCTTCATTCCGGGCGCCGCGGTGCAGGACGGCCACTCGCACGGCACGCACTGCGCGGGAACGGCCGCGGGGCCGAAGAGCCCTCCGGGCACGCAGCGCCGCTACGGCGTCGCGCACGGCTCGCGTCTGCTCATCGGCAAGGTGCTGAGCGACCAGGGCAGCGGCACGAGCGGCCAGATCCTGGCGGGCATCCAGTGGGCCGTCGAGCAGGGCGCGCACGTCATCTCGATGTCGCTGGGCTCGCGCGTCGCCGTCGGCCAGACGTACTACACGTACTACGAGCAGGCGGCGACCGCCGCGCTGAACGCCGGGGCGCTGATCGTCGCCGCCGCGGGCAACGACGGGTGGAGCCCCGTGGGCGCACCCGCCAACAGCCCGTCGGTGCTCGCGGTCGCAGCCCTCGACCAGGCGCTGCAGCGTGCGCCGTTCTCGTGCGTCGCCCTCAACGGCAACGGCGGCGAGATCGACATCGCGGCGCCGGGCGTGGCGACGTACTCGTCCATCCCGGTCGCCAAGGGCTCGTACGGGTTCAAGAGCGGCACGAGCATGGCCACGCCGCACGTCGCGGGTGTCGCCGCGACGCTGGCTCGCAAGACCGGCCTGCGCAGCCGGGCGCTCTGGCAGGAGCTCGTGCGCACGGCCGTGCCGCTCCCCCAGTCCGCCCAGGAGGTGGGCGCGGGGCTCGCGGTCGTCCCGACGCGGCGCCGTCCGGTCTGGGACTACCAGCCGATGCCGTGGCGACCCGGCCCGATCATCGACCCCGGCCCGCTCGAGCCGCGACCGCTCCCCTCGGCGCGACGATGA
- a CDS encoding DHA2 family efflux MFS transporter permease subunit: MTATTETPSLEAERSHREVLTALSGLIMGMFVAVLSGTVVSTSMPIIIADLGGDQSAYTWVITASLLATAVSTPIWGKLADLLDRKVLLQLALGLFVVGTAIAGFAQDTGMLIGVRVIQGIGAGGLMSLVMIAVALIISPRERGKYMGIVGGVMAMATIGGPLLGGVVTDAFGWRANFFLGIPFAIVAIILIQRTLHLPKSTRTKVKIDYVGAVLLAVGVSLLLIWVSMGGNQFEWNSMTSFVMIGISAAAIIGFVITEFLVEEPIVPMSLFRNRTFTLAVIASISVGVAMFATSVFLAQYFQLARGATPTESGLMTIPMVVGQMGASIGIGALVSRFGKWKGWMLLGSALIVAGVSLMSTLRYDTDFLWVSVYMVVLGAGLGMVMQNLTLVVQNDTPVSQLGAASSNVNFFRSIAGTIGVTIMGSVLATQVTSHVKDGLASFTPTSPEEVSALQGLAGGGVPHVSELPDAIRVIVESAYGHGIADVFIIAIPLAVLSLIAIAFLPNKALSRQTHAEKLEEEAEQVAIDLAEAEIAAPVSSSVGLVEGTDGEASDEREPVDRERGRAASGSAR, from the coding sequence GTGACCGCAACCACCGAAACCCCCTCGCTCGAGGCCGAGCGCTCGCACCGTGAGGTGCTGACCGCGCTGTCGGGCCTCATCATGGGCATGTTCGTCGCCGTGCTCTCGGGCACGGTCGTCTCGACGTCGATGCCGATCATCATCGCCGACCTCGGCGGCGACCAGTCCGCCTACACCTGGGTCATCACCGCGAGCCTGCTCGCGACCGCCGTGTCCACCCCGATCTGGGGCAAGCTCGCGGACCTCCTCGACCGCAAGGTGCTGCTGCAGCTCGCACTCGGCCTGTTCGTGGTCGGCACCGCGATCGCCGGCTTCGCGCAGGACACGGGCATGCTCATCGGCGTGCGCGTCATCCAGGGCATCGGCGCCGGCGGCCTCATGTCGCTCGTCATGATCGCCGTGGCGCTCATCATCTCCCCCCGCGAGCGCGGCAAGTACATGGGCATCGTCGGCGGCGTCATGGCGATGGCCACCATCGGCGGCCCGCTGCTCGGCGGCGTCGTCACCGACGCGTTCGGCTGGCGCGCCAACTTCTTCCTCGGCATCCCCTTCGCGATCGTCGCGATCATCCTGATCCAGCGCACGCTGCACCTGCCGAAGAGCACCCGCACGAAGGTCAAGATCGACTACGTGGGCGCCGTGCTGCTCGCCGTGGGCGTCTCGCTCCTGCTCATCTGGGTCTCGATGGGCGGCAACCAGTTCGAGTGGAACTCCATGACGAGCTTCGTCATGATCGGCATCTCCGCCGCCGCCATCATCGGCTTCGTCATCACGGAGTTCCTCGTCGAGGAGCCCATCGTTCCGATGAGCCTGTTCCGGAACCGCACGTTCACGCTCGCCGTGATCGCCTCCATCTCGGTCGGCGTCGCGATGTTCGCGACCAGCGTGTTCCTCGCGCAGTACTTCCAGCTCGCCCGGGGTGCGACCCCGACGGAGTCCGGCCTCATGACCATCCCGATGGTCGTCGGCCAGATGGGCGCCTCGATCGGCATCGGCGCGCTCGTGAGCCGGTTCGGCAAGTGGAAGGGCTGGATGCTGCTCGGCTCCGCGCTCATCGTCGCGGGCGTCAGCCTGATGTCGACGCTCCGCTACGACACCGACTTCCTCTGGGTCTCGGTCTACATGGTCGTGCTCGGCGCCGGCCTCGGCATGGTGATGCAGAACCTCACGCTCGTCGTGCAGAACGACACCCCGGTGTCGCAGCTCGGCGCGGCCAGCTCGAACGTGAACTTCTTCCGCTCGATCGCCGGCACCATCGGCGTGACGATCATGGGCTCGGTGCTGGCCACCCAGGTGACCTCGCACGTGAAGGACGGCCTCGCGTCGTTCACGCCGACCTCGCCCGAGGAGGTCTCGGCCCTGCAGGGCCTCGCCGGCGGCGGCGTGCCGCACGTCTCCGAGCTGCCCGACGCGATCCGCGTGATCGTCGAGAGCGCCTACGGCCACGGCATCGCCGACGTGTTCATCATCGCGATCCCGCTCGCGGTGCTGAGCCTCATCGCGATCGCCTTCCTCCCCAACAAGGCGCTCTCGCGGCAGACCCACGCCGAGAAGCTCGAGGAGGAGGCCGAGCAGGTCGCCATCGACCTCGCCGAGGCCGAGATCGCCGCCCCGGTGTCGTCGTCGGTCGGGCTCGTCGAGGGTACCGACGGCGAGGCGTCGGACGAGCGCGAGCCGGTCGACCGCGAGCGCGGCCGCGCCGCGTCGGGGAGCGCTCGATAG
- a CDS encoding MarR family winged helix-turn-helix transcriptional regulator yields MTAEPAVDEAIARVEEQLGVVFNRARLVWKQAAEQIHPDLQPAGYKVLSTITRLGSTTAHVLATELDMDKSVVSRQVRVLEDVGLVESLPDERDGRIRVLRPTATAVERISAVRASNQARVRAALENRSVEELGTFAEMLRVLAEA; encoded by the coding sequence ATGACCGCCGAGCCCGCCGTCGACGAGGCCATCGCGCGCGTCGAGGAGCAGCTCGGCGTCGTGTTCAACCGGGCCCGGCTCGTGTGGAAGCAGGCGGCGGAGCAGATCCACCCCGACCTGCAGCCCGCCGGCTACAAGGTGCTCTCGACGATCACCCGGCTCGGGTCGACCACCGCGCACGTGCTCGCGACCGAGCTCGACATGGACAAGAGCGTCGTGAGCCGGCAGGTGCGGGTGCTCGAGGACGTGGGGCTCGTCGAGAGCCTGCCCGACGAGCGCGACGGTCGCATCCGGGTGCTCCGGCCGACGGCGACCGCGGTCGAGCGCATCTCGGCGGTGCGGGCGAGCAACCAGGCCCGCGTCCGCGCGGCGCTCGAGAACCGCTCCGTCGAGGAGCTGGGCACCTTCGCCGAGATGCTGCGGGTGCTCGCCGAGGCCTAG
- a CDS encoding RidA family protein translates to MEVIHVNPPTLHTSPAFSQGVLVRGDHDLLQVGGQNGTDASGAIVPGGIGPQTEQAMRNVLAVLEAVGADQANVIRMSILLVEGQSFEEGFAAAMPVWGPHVTAITGAHVAGLGRADALVEIEATAAIPRG, encoded by the coding sequence ATGGAAGTCATCCACGTGAATCCACCGACGCTGCACACGAGCCCGGCGTTCAGCCAGGGCGTGCTGGTGCGCGGCGACCACGACCTCCTCCAGGTCGGCGGCCAGAACGGCACGGATGCCTCGGGCGCGATCGTTCCCGGCGGCATCGGGCCGCAGACCGAGCAGGCGATGCGCAACGTGCTCGCCGTGCTCGAGGCCGTCGGCGCCGACCAGGCCAACGTCATCCGCATGTCGATCCTCCTCGTCGAGGGCCAGTCGTTCGAGGAGGGGTTCGCCGCCGCGATGCCCGTCTGGGGGCCGCACGTCACCGCGATCACGGGCGCGCACGTCGCCGGCCTCGGGCGCGCAGACGCGCTGGTCGAGATCGAGGCGACGGCCGCGATCCCCCGCGGTTAA
- a CDS encoding sensor histidine kinase, whose translation MTHPGDPGYAAVSRAEAQADETGTTTDAARRRRRPWTLHRRLLAIVAVLLIAVSAVIGVISVAVFHTTSVGRLDASLRETASRATDAAPPGFPTDPRSTVLEFLRVPGQPVGTLGVLVAGESVAGVYISESGELIDAGTQATSALAAVPPDGDPHTVTAGDLGDYRALAVQTQPEVRSVLALPLTDVNAQTTQLAITVAIVAAGGLVLALAIGSVVVRRALSPLSEVTATAQRVSELPLDRGDVALAERVPVDDDGTEVGRLGTAFNRMLGHVASALTAREQSEQKVRRFVADASHELRTPLASIRGYAELTRLHGGELPPDVVHAIGRIESESVRMTELVEDLLLLARLDEGRELASVPVDLGRVVVEALGDAQAAGPDHDWEVRLPDAPTTVVGDEPRLRQVVMNLLANARVHTPEGTSVVAALEREGDEVVLTVEDDGPGIPPQLAETLFERFARGDSSRSRRAGSTGLGLAIVRAVVEAHQGEVSVESEPGATRFTVRLPATTERGSAHASASSPSVERAR comes from the coding sequence ATGACCCACCCGGGCGACCCCGGCTACGCCGCCGTGTCGCGTGCGGAGGCTCAGGCCGACGAGACGGGCACGACGACGGATGCCGCGCGCCGCCGCCGGCGGCCGTGGACCCTGCACCGGCGGCTCCTCGCCATCGTCGCGGTGCTGCTCATCGCCGTGAGCGCGGTCATCGGAGTCATCAGCGTCGCCGTGTTCCACACCACGTCGGTGGGACGCCTCGACGCGAGCCTGCGGGAGACCGCGTCGCGGGCCACGGATGCCGCACCCCCGGGATTCCCGACGGACCCGCGTTCGACGGTGCTCGAGTTCCTCCGTGTCCCGGGGCAGCCGGTGGGCACGCTGGGGGTGCTCGTGGCGGGCGAGAGCGTTGCGGGCGTGTACATCTCGGAGAGCGGCGAGCTCATCGATGCCGGCACCCAGGCGACCTCCGCCCTCGCGGCCGTGCCGCCCGACGGCGACCCGCACACGGTCACCGCCGGCGACCTCGGCGACTACCGAGCCCTCGCCGTCCAGACGCAGCCGGAGGTGCGCAGCGTCCTCGCGCTCCCGTTGACCGACGTGAACGCGCAGACCACGCAGCTCGCGATCACGGTCGCGATCGTCGCCGCGGGCGGCCTCGTGCTCGCGCTCGCGATCGGCTCCGTCGTCGTGCGCCGCGCGCTCAGCCCGCTCTCCGAGGTGACCGCGACGGCGCAGCGCGTCTCGGAGCTGCCGCTCGACCGCGGCGACGTCGCGCTCGCCGAGCGGGTCCCGGTCGACGACGACGGCACCGAGGTCGGACGCCTCGGCACCGCGTTCAACCGCATGCTCGGCCACGTGGCCTCCGCGCTCACGGCGCGCGAGCAGAGCGAGCAGAAGGTGCGCCGGTTCGTCGCCGACGCGAGCCACGAGCTGCGCACCCCGCTCGCGTCGATCCGCGGCTACGCCGAGCTCACGCGCCTCCATGGCGGCGAGTTGCCGCCCGACGTGGTGCACGCGATCGGGCGCATCGAGTCGGAGTCCGTGCGCATGACCGAGCTCGTCGAGGACCTGCTCCTGCTGGCACGCCTCGACGAGGGCCGCGAGCTCGCGTCAGTTCCCGTCGACCTCGGTCGCGTCGTCGTCGAGGCGCTCGGCGACGCCCAGGCGGCCGGGCCCGACCACGACTGGGAGGTGCGGCTGCCGGATGCCCCGACCACCGTCGTCGGCGACGAGCCCCGCCTGCGCCAGGTCGTGATGAACCTGCTCGCCAACGCGCGCGTGCACACGCCCGAGGGCACGAGCGTCGTGGCCGCGCTGGAGCGAGAGGGCGACGAGGTCGTACTGACGGTCGAGGACGACGGACCCGGCATCCCGCCCCAGCTCGCCGAAACGCTGTTCGAGCGCTTCGCGCGTGGCGACTCGTCTCGCTCGCGTCGTGCGGGCAGCACGGGCCTCGGGCTCGCGATCGTGCGCGCCGTCGTCGAGGCGCACCAGGGCGAGGTCTCGGTGGAGAGCGAGCCGGGCGCGACGCGCTTCACGGTTCGGCTGCCGGCGACGACCGAGCGCGGCTCGGCGCACGCCTCGGCGTCGTCGCCGTCGGTCGAGCGCGCGCGTTAA
- a CDS encoding response regulator transcription factor, with protein sequence MSTPTTHRAPQITKGDGSMVRVLVVDDEHSLTELLKMALRYEGWDVRTAADGFSAVKVAREFRPDAIVLDIMLPDIDGLEVLQRVRSDGTETPVLFLTAKDSLDDRIAGLTAGGDDYVTKPFSLEEVVARLRGLIRRSTLTLAQAKDPVLVVGDLTLDEDSYEVARGGTPIELTATEFELLRFLMRNPRRVLSKAQILDRVWSYDFGGKESVVELYISYLRKKIDAGREPMIHTVRGAGYMLKAAG encoded by the coding sequence ATGAGCACCCCCACGACCCACCGCGCCCCGCAGATCACGAAGGGCGACGGCTCCATGGTGCGCGTCCTCGTCGTGGACGACGAGCACTCGCTGACCGAGCTGCTGAAGATGGCCCTGCGCTACGAGGGCTGGGACGTGCGCACGGCCGCCGACGGCTTCAGCGCGGTGAAGGTCGCGCGCGAGTTCCGGCCCGACGCGATCGTGCTCGACATCATGCTCCCCGACATCGACGGCCTCGAGGTGCTGCAGCGCGTGCGCTCCGACGGCACCGAGACGCCCGTGCTCTTCCTCACCGCCAAGGACTCGCTCGACGACCGCATCGCCGGCCTCACGGCGGGCGGCGACGACTACGTCACCAAGCCGTTCAGCCTCGAGGAGGTCGTCGCCCGGCTGCGCGGGCTCATCCGCCGCTCGACGCTGACGCTCGCGCAGGCGAAGGACCCGGTGCTCGTCGTCGGCGACCTCACGCTCGACGAGGACTCCTACGAGGTCGCCCGCGGCGGCACGCCCATCGAGCTCACCGCCACCGAGTTCGAGCTGCTCCGCTTCCTCATGCGCAATCCGCGCCGCGTGCTCTCGAAGGCGCAGATCCTCGACCGCGTCTGGAGCTACGACTTCGGCGGCAAGGAATCGGTCGTCGAGCTCTACATCTCCTACCTGCGCAAGAAGATCGACGCGGGCCGCGAGCCCATGATCCACACCGTGCGCGGCGCCGGCTACATGCTGAAGGCGGCGGGATGA